A segment of the Sphingomonas kaistensis genome:
ATGGGCTGAACTCGAAGGATCAAGTGGGTTATGAGTTATCAGCGCACCGACAAGAACTTGTTGTTTGGTCGCGAGGATGGTTCCGTTGTTGCGCTGTCAGCGGAAGAAACCGCCTTGGCGCGGTCGATCCTATCCAAGCTGGTCACCAGCATCGTCAGCCTCTCCGCCGACCCGGCAGCCGCAGTCCGCCGCGAGCAAAGCGCCGTCGAACTGGCGCGCTCGGTCCATCACGCCCGTCGCCGCCGCAGCGAGCATTTCGGACCTGTCCTGTTCAGCGAACCGGCATGGGACATGTTGCTGGTCCTGTTCATTTACGGCAACCGCAACGAGGAGCGCCTGTCGGTCACCCGCCTCGCCGAATATGGCGACGCACAGCTGACCACCGCGATCCGCTGGCTCGACTACCTGGAAAGCCAGCGGCTGATCGTTCGCCAGCAATGCGAGGTGGACCGTCGCAAGTATTTCGTCGAACTGAGCGAGCGCGGGCGAACCATGATGGTCAGCTACTTCGAGAGCCTGATCGACACCCTCTGACCTCCGACCCTGCCGACCCGCCTGGCGGGTTCGGTCAGGCGGCGATGTCGAGGGGGACGATCTCGCCCGACAGATAGAGGTTGCGGGCCTTGGTGCGGCTCAACTTGCCCGAACTGGTGCGCGGCAGGCTGCGCGGCGGGATAAGTTCGACCACCGGGCTCATCCCGATGATGGCGCGGACCCGCTCCTTGATGTCGTCGCGCAGGCGGCTGCGCTCCTGGAGATCGGAAACGCGGCAGTGGACCAGCACGGCCGGCTGTTCCTCTCCCGACGGGCCGGTGATGGCGAAGGCGGCGATATCGCCGGACTTGAAGCCGGGCAGCTGCTCCACCGCCCATTCGATATCCTGCGGCCAGTGGTTGCGGCCGTTGATGATGATCATGTCCTTGGCGCGGCCGACGATGAAGATGTAGCCGCCGGACAAATAGCCCATGTCGCCGGTGTCGAGCCAGCCGCCGACCATGCAGGCGTCGGTGGATTCCTGGTCGCGATAATAGCCGACCATGATGCTGGAACCGCGCACCCACACCTTGCCGATCTCGCGGTCGGCGAGGATCGTGCCGTCGCCGTCGCGGACCTCGATTTCCATGCCTTCGACCGCGCGGCCGCAATTGACGATGGCGCGGTAGCGCTTGGGCCGGTCCTCGCCGTCCTCGGCGGCGGCGCCGCTGAGCTGGCTTTCCTCGACCAGTTCGAGACGGATGCCTTCGCCCGGCGGCATCAGGCTGACCGCAAGCGTCGCTTCGGCGAGGCCGTAGGACGGACAGAAGGCGCTGGCCTGGAAACCCGCGTCGGCGAAGGCGTCGACGAAGGCCTGCATGACGTCGGGACGGATCATGTCCGCGCCGTTGCCGGCGATCCGCCAGCGCGACAGGTCGAACCGTTCGCCGGCCTTGATCTGCGAGCTCATGCGGCGGGCGCAGATGTCGTAGCCGAAGGTCGGGGAATAGGAGAGGGTGGTGCCAGGGTTGCGGCTGATGAGGTCGAGCCAGGCGAGCGGACGGCGGGCGAAGTCCTCCGTCTTCATATAGTCGACGCTGATCTGGTTCGCGAGCGGCGACAGGAGGCAGCCGACCAGCCCCATGTCGTGGTACCAGGGCAGCCAGCTGATGCAGCGATCGGTTTCCTCGACCTTGAGGCCGAGGCTGTGCGCGCGCAGGTTGTCGAGCAGGGCACGGTGGGTGACCGCGACGCCGTGCGGGAAGCGGGTCGAGCCGCTGCTGTACTGGAGATAGGCGATGTCGCCGGACTGCGCTTCCGGAAGTGCGGCACCGTTATCGAAGCTGGTGGCGTCGAGCTCGTCCCAGCTCATCGCCCTGACGGTGCGGCGGGTGCCCGCCTCGATGCAGAAATCGGCCAGTTCGGCAGGATACAGGAAAAGCGCCGGGTCCGAACTGCCGAGCATCACCGCCAGCTGTTCGACATAAGCCTCGCGGCCGCCGAAGCTGGTCGGAAGCGGAAGCGGGACGGGCCACAGGCCGGCATAGACCGCGCCGAAGAAGCCGGCGGCGAATTCGGGGCCGGTTTCGGCGACCAGGGCGACGCGCTCACCCTTGGCGAAACCGAGCGCCAGCAAGCGGCGGGCGTGGTCGAGCGCGGCGGCGCGCAGCTCGGCGTAGGAATAAGACAGCTTCAGCGTGCCGCGCGGATCGTGGAAATTCAGCCCGCGCGCACCGGTGGCGGCGTAATCGAGCGCCTCGCCAAGGGTGTCGAAGTCGGCCAGGCGCCGCGGCAGCGCGTCGATGGTCGGCGTTGCCCCCGGCGGTGCCAGCAGATCGGTCTGTGTTGTGGCGTCCGGCACGCTGGTCCTGTCCTGGCTGTGGTCTTCGGGTTGGGCCGCTGCGGTTAACGGCAGTGCAAGCACACTTCTTTGCGCCGTGGTTGTTCGCGTTCGACTGTGGCACAAAGAAGGCCGGCACGATCAGCGGGAAAGACGGGGCGTGAACGGCGAGGGCAGCGGGGAGCGGCATTCCGGCCGGCGCGAACGGCGTCCGCGACCGCTGGACCAGGCCGCGCTGCAGGAGCTTGCCTTCGGTTATGTCGCCCGCTTCGCGACCAGCCGCGCCAAGCTGCATTCCTACCTGGTCCGCAAGCTGCGCGAGCGCGGCTGGAACGGGGCCGCCGAGCCCGACACCCAGGCCGTCGTCGACAAGGTGGTGGATTTGGGCTTCATCGACGATGCGGCCTTTGCGGGCATGAAGGCGGCAAGCCTGACCCGCCGCGGCTATGGCAAGGGCCGGGTCAGGATCGCGCTGGCACAAAGCGGGATCGCGGCCGAGGACGGAAGCGAGGCGCTCGCCCATGCCGACGAGCAGAGCCTGGCGGCCGCCCTGCGGTTCGCCGAGCGGCGCAAGATCGGTCCCTATGCCCTTGCCCAGGCCGACCCGGCCGGGCGGCAGCGGGCGCTTGCCGCCATGCTTCGCGCAGGCCATCCGATGGACCTTGCGCGGCGCATCGTCGGAACCGCTCCCGGGGCATTCGAAAATCTTTCGGACAACGGCTGAAAACCAGTGATCGTTATGGTGCTGTAACCTTTCAGATTGGTTTGAAGGGTGCTATACGTAGCATCGTGCAACGTGAGTATGCGTCTACGTCGCAAGACGAACTTGGGCAGGAGGTCGCTCCGGCTCCCTCCACACGCTCGCTCGACTCGGATCCGGCCGAAACTTCAACCGGGGAAACGGGGCAGCGGGTCACCGGCCGGATCAAGTGGTTCGACGCCACCCGCGGGTTCGGATTCCTCGTCAGCGAAGCGATTGACGGCGACGTCCTGGTGCATTTTTCGGTTCTTCGCGACCATGCCCGCCGGTCCCTGCCCGAAGGAGCGGTTGTGACTTGCGACGTGGTGCGGCAGGATCGCGGACTGCAGGCGGTCCGCGTGATCGACATCGATCTTGCGCAGGCGGTGGTGGTTCGAAGCACCAGCGGCGCGTCGGAAGAACGATCGAACCGGACTGCCTTGCTGGACGGCGCTGGGCCGTTCGAGCCGGTGGAGGTCAAGTGGTTCAATCGCGTCAAAGGCTATGGCTTCGTCGTTCGGGTGGATCAGCCCGAGCAGGACATCTTCCTGCACATGGAAACGGTACGCCGGGCGGCGCTGAACGACCTTCAGCCGGGCGACCGGTTGCAGGCCAGGATTGCCGAGGGCAGCAAGGGACTGACCGCAGTCGACCTCCGCGCGG
Coding sequences within it:
- a CDS encoding fatty acyl-AMP ligase, with the translated sequence MPDATTQTDLLAPPGATPTIDALPRRLADFDTLGEALDYAATGARGLNFHDPRGTLKLSYSYAELRAAALDHARRLLALGFAKGERVALVAETGPEFAAGFFGAVYAGLWPVPLPLPTSFGGREAYVEQLAVMLGSSDPALFLYPAELADFCIEAGTRRTVRAMSWDELDATSFDNGAALPEAQSGDIAYLQYSSGSTRFPHGVAVTHRALLDNLRAHSLGLKVEETDRCISWLPWYHDMGLVGCLLSPLANQISVDYMKTEDFARRPLAWLDLISRNPGTTLSYSPTFGYDICARRMSSQIKAGERFDLSRWRIAGNGADMIRPDVMQAFVDAFADAGFQASAFCPSYGLAEATLAVSLMPPGEGIRLELVEESQLSGAAAEDGEDRPKRYRAIVNCGRAVEGMEIEVRDGDGTILADREIGKVWVRGSSIMVGYYRDQESTDACMVGGWLDTGDMGYLSGGYIFIVGRAKDMIIINGRNHWPQDIEWAVEQLPGFKSGDIAAFAITGPSGEEQPAVLVHCRVSDLQERSRLRDDIKERVRAIIGMSPVVELIPPRSLPRTSSGKLSRTKARNLYLSGEIVPLDIAA
- a CDS encoding regulatory protein RecX, which codes for MNGEGSGERHSGRRERRPRPLDQAALQELAFGYVARFATSRAKLHSYLVRKLRERGWNGAAEPDTQAVVDKVVDLGFIDDAAFAGMKAASLTRRGYGKGRVRIALAQSGIAAEDGSEALAHADEQSLAAALRFAERRKIGPYALAQADPAGRQRALAAMLRAGHPMDLARRIVGTAPGAFENLSDNG
- a CDS encoding winged helix DNA-binding protein, whose translation is MSYQRTDKNLLFGREDGSVVALSAEETALARSILSKLVTSIVSLSADPAAAVRREQSAVELARSVHHARRRRSEHFGPVLFSEPAWDMLLVLFIYGNRNEERLSVTRLAEYGDAQLTTAIRWLDYLESQRLIVRQQCEVDRRKYFVELSERGRTMMVSYFESLIDTL
- a CDS encoding cold shock domain-containing protein; the encoded protein is MQREYASTSQDELGQEVAPAPSTRSLDSDPAETSTGETGQRVTGRIKWFDATRGFGFLVSEAIDGDVLVHFSVLRDHARRSLPEGAVVTCDVVRQDRGLQAVRVIDIDLAQAVVVRSTSGASEERSNRTALLDGAGPFEPVEVKWFNRVKGYGFVVRVDQPEQDIFLHMETVRRAALNDLQPGDRLQARIAEGSKGLTAVDLRAD